The segment GCTTGTATACCTTTTCGTAAAGCTCTTTATAAATTTCTGCCTCACCTGCTTCTGGATAAAAATAGTCTGTTTTTCGTACCATGTTTTTAACAGCATCTTCTGGACTCTCAAAATAACCCATTCCAGTAAACAATACCATCGCTGCACCAAGACCTGATGTCTCATGAGTTTGTACTCTATAAATTGGTCTATTTGCCATATTCGCAGAAATTTGACAAATCTCATCGCTTTGAGCCCCTCCACCTGATATTGCAATTTCTTCTATAGTATTTCCATTTCTACTTTCTATCATATTCAAACCATCTAATAGTGCGTATCCAATTCCCTCGACTATTGCCCTATAGATATGGTGTCTCGTATGTATTGCTCCAAATCCTATCATCGCGCCCTTTGCTTCCGGTCTCTTAAGTTCTGCACCCCAATACGGCTGTATTAATAGTCCATCAGAACCGGGTGGTATTGTTTTAAGTGCCTCATTTAGCAATATTTCAGGCTCTAAATTACGTTCTTTTGCTAACATAACTTCTTTTTGAGCAAATTCATTTTTAAACCACGAAACCATCCAATATCCACGTCTAACTTGAAATTCCGGATTGTATAGACCAGAAACAACTGAAGGATATGGTG is part of the Tissierellales bacterium genome and harbors:
- a CDS encoding FGGY-family carbohydrate kinase, whose amino-acid sequence is GNVTKQASSETGIPEGLPVIASGSDKGCETYGNGCMNQNTASISLGSSTTIQTTMDRYKEIVKFIPPYPSVVSGLYNPEFQVRRGYWMVSWFKNEFAQKEVMLAKERNLEPEILLNEALKTIPPGSDGLLIQPYWGAELKRPEAKGAMIGFGAIHTRHHIYRAIVEGIGYALLDGLNMIESRNGNTIEEIAISGGGAQSDEICQISANMANRPIYRVQTHETSGLGAAMVLFTGMGYFESPEDAVKNMVRKTDYFYPEAGEAEIYKELYEKVYKQMYGRLKPIYKNIYEIING